The Candidatus Thermoplasmatota archaeon DNA segment GGATACAAAGGTGAGCATCGATTATGTGAAGGGCACTGATCCGACGAGGGCCGCGATGGAAACGGGAGAGTACCAGGCGTGTTTCTTCGTCAAGCCTCCGACGGTCGGTCAGGTCATGCAGGTGGCGGAGACTGGGCAGAAGATGCCTCACAAGTCCACGTATTTCTTCCCCAAGATCTGGTCCGGAACGCTCTTTTACCTATTCGGCCGCGCCTGACCGCAGTCGGTCAACCGGTAAATAGTCCTAAGATAATACGCCGGCCGGCGGTCACATGAGATTCGAGTTGGGCATCACAGGCGGACGCATCGTGGACGGCGCGGGGAATCCTTGGTTCTACGGCGACATAGGCGTTTCCGGCAAGAGGATCGTCAAGGTAGGAAAGATCGAGAGGACCGAATGCGAGCGGACCATCAACGCGAAGGGGCTCTATGTCTGTCCCGGATTCATAGACATCCACACTCACTCAGATGTTACGGCCATCGTCTTCCCGGGCTGCGACAGCACCCTGAGGCAGGGGGTGACGACCCACCTGATAGGCAATTGTGGATCTTCCGTCGCGCCGCTGAGAGAGCCCTATGTGGAGGTCATGAAGAACTACTGGGGCGAATGGGCAGGTAAGTTCGAAGGATGGAACTGGCGGAGCTTCGGGGAGTACCTGAGGGTCCTCGAGAGGAAGGGCGTGGGACACAACATCGCAGCCCTGGTCGGCCACGGCGCGATCAGGACCGCCGCACTTGGCGCCGAGAGGCGAGCGCCCTCGCCCAAGGAGCTCAAGTTGATGAAGGACCTGACCGCGGAGGCCATGAAGAGCGGAGCCTTCGGCCTCTCCACCGGCCTGGTGTATCCCCCGGGGAGCTTCGCAAAGACCGATGAGATCATCGAGCTGTGCAAGGTGGTCGCGAAGTACGGCGGCATGTACACGTCTCACATACGCGGCGAGAGGGAGACTATCGCGGAGGCGATCAAGGAGGCCATACTCATAGGCGAGAAGAGCGGCGTCAGGGTACAAATCTCTCACAACTGCCCGAAGATAGGGGCGTGGGGCAGGACCAAGGAGACCCTCGGCTTAGCCGAGAAGGCCAGAGAGCGTGGACTCGATGTCACGGTTGACAACGATGTGCACACAGACCTCGCACCCAACCTCAGCCACGCCCTGCCGCAGTACATGGCGGAGCTGAATAGGGAGGATCTCCTCGAACACGTCAAGTCCAAGTCCAACAGAGCCAGGATCAAGCGGGAGATCATTGAGGACAAGCTGCCTGCGTTCGGCCCGTCCGGACTGCTCAAGCACGGCCATTTCGAAAGGATATTCCTGATGCACTGCCCCAAGCAGAAGAGCCTCGAGGGCAAGACGATCGCCCAGGTCGCGAGGGAGCGTGGCAAGGACGTCTTCGAGACCTACTTCGACCTCATGGTGGAGGAGAACGA contains these protein-coding regions:
- a CDS encoding D-aminoacylase — encoded protein: MRFELGITGGRIVDGAGNPWFYGDIGVSGKRIVKVGKIERTECERTINAKGLYVCPGFIDIHTHSDVTAIVFPGCDSTLRQGVTTHLIGNCGSSVAPLREPYVEVMKNYWGEWAGKFEGWNWRSFGEYLRVLERKGVGHNIAALVGHGAIRTAALGAERRAPSPKELKLMKDLTAEAMKSGAFGLSTGLVYPPGSFAKTDEIIELCKVVAKYGGMYTSHIRGERETIAEAIKEAILIGEKSGVRVQISHNCPKIGAWGRTKETLGLAEKARERGLDVTVDNDVHTDLAPNLSHALPQYMAELNREDLLEHVKSKSNRARIKREIIEDKLPAFGPSGLLKHGHFERIFLMHCPKQKSLEGKTIAQVARERGKDVFETYFDLMVEENDDIIAIFDYISEDDIKKLLVHPLVMVSSDCATWSETGPLSDPAPYIPCAFGEYPGIFERYVRDEPLLTIQEAVRKMTSFPAQKMGLYDRGLLRPGLKADITLIDLENIKDRATNMWPHEYPFKNYPHRYPDGVPFVIVNGTVAVDNGKQKKVLAGEVLRHRRP